From the Syntrophomonadaceae bacterium genome, one window contains:
- a CDS encoding sulfate/molybdate ABC transporter ATP-binding protein produces the protein MTLIVDIEKELSGFRLRVAFTAGEDTLGLLGASGSGKSMTLRCIAGLVTPSKGRIVLNGRVLFDAEQGINLPSRKRKIGYLFQSYALFPHLNVEQNICFGLQHLSKQEKASCVEEILSLVNLHGLGKRYPRQLSGGQQQRVALARALVLEPEALLLDEPFSSLDSQLRNQLEAQLAENLGKYRGCSLYVTHNLEESYRICKELLLLDGGRVVAAGHKETLFQHPPTITSARLTGCRNLSPIRMLSLGTVEALNWGCKLQVAQIFSAGVSHIGIREHHLLLVDEPGAVNTFPCRPVGITESPHTVILRLRIDGLDGVANNDDCCLQAMLYRDKWEEQRRKPYPWLLHLDPSSLFLTKED, from the coding sequence ATGACGCTCATTGTTGATATTGAAAAAGAATTGTCCGGGTTTCGCCTGCGCGTTGCTTTTACAGCCGGCGAGGATACCCTTGGTTTACTTGGTGCCTCCGGCTCCGGCAAAAGCATGACTTTGCGCTGTATCGCCGGCCTTGTTACCCCTAGCAAAGGCAGGATTGTCCTTAACGGGCGTGTTCTTTTTGACGCGGAACAGGGTATTAACCTGCCGAGCCGGAAGCGGAAAATCGGCTACCTTTTTCAGAGCTATGCCCTTTTCCCACATTTAAATGTTGAACAGAACATTTGCTTCGGTCTGCAGCACCTTTCCAAACAGGAAAAGGCCAGTTGTGTTGAAGAAATTCTGTCTTTGGTCAATTTGCACGGCCTGGGAAAACGTTACCCGCGCCAGCTTTCCGGCGGCCAACAGCAGCGGGTCGCCTTGGCGCGGGCACTGGTTCTGGAACCGGAAGCCTTGCTTTTAGATGAACCATTTTCCTCGCTGGACAGCCAACTGCGTAACCAGCTTGAGGCACAGCTGGCGGAAAACCTCGGGAAATACCGTGGGTGTTCCTTGTATGTCACCCACAATCTGGAAGAATCATACCGCATCTGTAAGGAACTGTTGTTGCTGGATGGCGGGCGGGTTGTGGCCGCAGGCCACAAAGAGACCCTTTTTCAGCATCCGCCGACGATAACCTCTGCCCGTCTGACCGGATGCCGGAACCTATCCCCTATTCGTATGCTCTCCCTCGGAACTGTTGAGGCCTTGAACTGGGGCTGTAAGCTGCAGGTGGCCCAGATCTTTTCAGCGGGAGTGTCTCATATTGGTATCAGGGAGCACCACCTCTTGCTGGTAGATGAGCCAGGAGCAGTTAATACCTTTCCCTGCCGCCCTGTCGGCATCACAGAGTCTCCCCACACCGTCATTCTCCGCCTGCGGATTGATGGGCTTGACGGTGTCGCCAACAACGACGATTGTTGCCTGCAGGCCATGTTATACAGGGATAAATGGGAAGAGCAGCGCAGGAAACCATATCCCTGGCTGCTCCATCTGGACCCGTCCAGTCTTTTTTTGACAAAAGAAGATTGA
- a CDS encoding molybdopterin-binding protein: MKTIAVTEAAGMVLCHDVTEIVPGKRKGRAFKKGHVVSQEDIPRLLNLGKEHIYIWEINEKKLHEDEAALRIAKAVAGPGIVITEPAEGKVELKADRNGLLKINTPALEEVNEISEIVVASIHSNQLVTAGKTLAGCRVIPLVIYREKIEQAERISQSFYPVFQIEPLRSLKVGIVTTGSEVYHGRIIDKFGPVIERKVTGWGSRVLRQIFANDSIWMIAEAIRTLIQEGAEMIVTTGGMSVDPDDVTPAGIRAAGGQVVIYGAPVLPGSMFMLAYMGDVPVLGLPGCVMYHKTTVFDLVAPRILAGEEITRRDITRLGHGGLCGVCGPCRYPECNFGKGS, from the coding sequence ATGAAAACCATAGCGGTTACCGAGGCGGCAGGAATGGTGCTTTGTCACGATGTTACGGAGATTGTTCCCGGCAAAAGAAAAGGCAGGGCCTTCAAAAAAGGCCACGTTGTAAGCCAGGAGGACATACCGAGACTCCTGAACCTGGGAAAAGAGCATATTTATATCTGGGAAATAAACGAAAAAAAACTGCATGAAGACGAAGCGGCGCTTAGGATAGCCAAAGCTGTGGCAGGCCCGGGGATTGTTATCACGGAACCGGCGGAAGGAAAGGTCGAGCTAAAAGCGGATCGGAATGGTCTCTTAAAAATCAATACTCCCGCCCTGGAAGAGGTTAACGAAATCAGTGAGATCGTGGTTGCTTCCATCCATTCCAATCAATTGGTAACGGCGGGCAAAACCTTGGCGGGTTGCCGGGTTATCCCGCTGGTAATCTACAGGGAGAAAATCGAGCAGGCGGAGAGAATAAGCCAATCATTCTACCCCGTTTTTCAGATTGAACCCCTGCGCTCCCTGAAAGTAGGAATAGTCACAACAGGCAGCGAGGTTTATCACGGTCGCATCATAGACAAGTTCGGACCTGTTATAGAGAGAAAGGTAACCGGGTGGGGCAGCCGGGTTCTGAGGCAGATCTTTGCCAACGACAGCATTTGGATGATTGCGGAGGCCATTCGGACTCTTATCCAGGAGGGTGCCGAAATGATTGTCACCACAGGCGGGATGTCCGTTGATCCCGATGACGTGACCCCGGCGGGGATCAGAGCCGCTGGGGGGCAGGTGGTTATTTACGGGGCGCCTGTGTTGCCGGGATCGATGTTTATGCTGGCCTATATGGGGGATGTCCCGGTGCTGGGGTTGCCGGGTTGTGTGATGTATCACAAGACGACGGTTTTTGACCTGGTGGCTCCCCGGATTCTGGCCGGAGAGGAGATTACGCGCAGAGACATTACCCGATTGGGTCATGGAGGATTGTGCGGAGTCTGCGGCCCCTGCCGGTATCCCGAATGTAATTTTGGGAAAGGGAGTTAG
- the modA gene encoding molybdate ABC transporter substrate-binding protein: MFKNSFVNRFGVVFLLIALFFTIGMVSPVQAGEIRVLLNDKALAAEVQPVLVGDRVLVPLRVIAENLGADIRWDDNTRMVTVLRGDNNVQLSMNDNTARRNGTPVSLDTLPMIVNGRTLVPLRFVSETLGARADWNAAERTVRLTASPIRLTVSAAASLKDALDELITMYQEKRPVVRITPNYAASGALQRQIEEGAPADMFISAAKRNMDILQEKGLLIEGTRTDLLGNTLVLVGRQGLRGVGGFNELVAGTVRRIGVGDPGSVPAGLYARESLTAQGLWDRLQPKFVFGNSVRQVLAWVEAGDADAGFVYLSDAKIAPNVSVLATAPPGSHSPIVYPAAALRRSQEPFAARDFLDFLRSAQADAVFERYGFAVIN, encoded by the coding sequence TTTTTGCTGATCGCCTTGTTTTTCACTATTGGCATGGTAAGTCCGGTTCAGGCCGGCGAGATAAGGGTGCTGCTGAATGATAAGGCGCTGGCGGCGGAGGTGCAGCCGGTATTGGTAGGTGACCGGGTGTTGGTGCCCCTGCGGGTTATCGCTGAGAATCTTGGCGCGGACATCAGGTGGGACGACAACACCAGAATGGTCACGGTTCTCAGGGGAGACAACAACGTCCAGCTGTCCATGAATGATAATACGGCACGCAGAAACGGCACGCCGGTAAGCCTGGATACCTTGCCGATGATTGTTAACGGCCGCACCCTGGTGCCCCTGCGCTTTGTAAGCGAGACCCTCGGGGCACGTGCAGACTGGAACGCTGCAGAGAGGACGGTGCGACTTACCGCCAGCCCGATTAGGCTGACTGTTTCCGCCGCAGCCAGCCTGAAGGATGCCCTCGATGAGCTGATTACCATGTATCAGGAGAAAAGACCGGTTGTGAGGATCACTCCCAATTATGCCGCCTCCGGTGCGTTGCAGCGGCAAATTGAGGAGGGTGCGCCGGCTGATATGTTTATCTCTGCTGCTAAGAGGAATATGGATATCTTGCAGGAAAAAGGACTGCTAATCGAGGGAACAAGGACTGACCTGCTTGGCAACACCCTGGTCCTGGTAGGCAGGCAGGGGTTACGGGGAGTTGGCGGTTTTAACGAGTTGGTTGCCGGTACGGTCCGCAGAATTGGCGTTGGGGATCCGGGCAGTGTGCCAGCCGGCCTTTACGCCAGAGAATCGCTTACCGCTCAGGGTCTTTGGGACAGGCTGCAGCCTAAGTTTGTCTTTGGCAACTCGGTACGTCAGGTCTTGGCTTGGGTGGAGGCCGGCGATGCCGACGCGGGGTTTGTGTACCTGTCTGATGCCAAAATTGCGCCAAATGTTTCCGTTCTGGCCACTGCACCGCCAGGATCCCACTCGCCGATCGTTTATCCGGCTGCTGCGCTGAGAAGAAGCCAGGAACCTTTTGCGGCCAGGGACTTCTTAGATTTTCTCCGCAGTGCGCAGGCTGACGCGGTGTTTGAACGTTACGGATTTGCTGTCATTAATTGA
- the modB gene encoding molybdate ABC transporter permease subunit, translating into MDLSPLFISLQTATAATAVAFFPGILAARWLAHTPGGKIKSLVDGLLIMPMLLPPTVVGFLLLLVFGSRGLLGRVLTEWGIPVVFTWYGAAIAAAVVAFPLMYRTARGAFEQVDPDLPDAARTMGASEWSLFWRVILPLSWPGVTAGIILSFARALGEFGATLMMAGNIPGKTQTMPIAIYFAVEGGKRDVALVWTLLMIAVSTASVLALNYWSYRRQNFFTHSRVG; encoded by the coding sequence ATGGATTTATCACCGCTGTTCATTTCCCTGCAAACCGCTACCGCTGCCACAGCGGTAGCCTTTTTCCCCGGAATTCTCGCCGCCCGCTGGCTGGCGCACACACCGGGTGGTAAAATCAAATCCCTGGTCGATGGGTTGCTGATCATGCCGATGCTCCTCCCGCCGACGGTGGTAGGATTTCTCTTATTGCTCGTCTTCGGCAGCCGGGGCTTATTGGGGCGGGTGCTGACCGAGTGGGGGATACCGGTCGTGTTCACCTGGTATGGGGCCGCTATTGCCGCGGCGGTGGTAGCATTTCCGTTAATGTACCGGACGGCACGCGGCGCCTTTGAGCAGGTTGACCCGGACCTACCCGATGCCGCCCGTACCATGGGAGCCAGCGAATGGAGCCTGTTTTGGCGGGTTATCCTTCCTCTTTCCTGGCCGGGAGTTACCGCAGGGATCATTCTTTCCTTTGCGCGTGCGCTTGGCGAATTTGGCGCTACTTTGATGATGGCCGGCAATATCCCGGGCAAGACACAGACGATGCCCATTGCCATATATTTTGCCGTGGAAGGCGGCAAGCGAGATGTCGCACTGGTCTGGACGCTATTGATGATCGCTGTTTCCACGGCCAGTGTATTGGCTCTGAATTATTGGTCTTATCGCCGGCAAAACTTCTTCACGCATAGCAGGGTGGGTTAA